In a single window of the Debaryomyces hansenii CBS767 chromosome A complete sequence genome:
- a CDS encoding DEHA2A01694p (similar to uniprot|P43543 Saccharomyces cerevisiae YNL335W DDI3 and similar to uniprot|P43543 Saccharomyces cerevisiae YFL061W DDI2), producing MSKYGFVKIARDIKTAVGKINEPTAQSVVELPDSPLGKFMLDYATKELPEKVLFHSLRVYQYSIAIINDHFDKWALDSEVLFVTCLLHDIGTTEKNMKATKMSFEFYGGMITRDLILEHTNGNQDYAEAVSEAVIRHQDLGDTGFITTLGLILQISTILDNVGLNTDLIHPDTLAAVNKEYPRHGWLNCFADHIDNENTKKPWGHTSSLGVPDFRNNVLANKVKYEKL from the coding sequence ATGTCAAAATACGGATTCGTGAAAATTGCTCGGGACATAAAGACTGCAGTTGGCAAGATCAACGAGCCTACGGCCCAGTCAGTGGTAGAATTGCCTGACAGCCCATTGGGCAAGTTCATGTTGGACTACGCCACCAAGGAGTTACCAGAGAAGGTGTTATTCCATTCGTTAAGAGTGTATCAATATAGTATCGCCATTATCAACGATCATTTCGACAAATGGGCCTTAGATCTGGAGGTTTTGTTTGTTACGTGCTTGCTCCACGATATTGGGACCACCGAAAAGAACATGAAGGCCACCAAGATGTCGTTTGAATTCTACGGCGGAATGATAACGAGGGACCTTATCTTGGAGCACACCAATGGTAATCAAGACTACGCGGAAGCTGTGTCCGAGGCCGTAATTCGTCACCAGGATTTGGGTGACACTGGCTTTATCACAACTTTGGGCTTGATATTGCAAATTTCAACCATTTTGGATAACGTTGGTTTGAACACGGATCTTATCCATCCTGACACTCTTGCTGCTGTTAACAAAGAATATCCAAGACATGGTTGGTTGAACTGTTTTGCGGACCATATTGATAACgaaaataccaaaaaaCCTTGGGGACACACCAGTTCCTTGGGAGTTCCCGACTTTAGGAACAATGTATTAGCTAATAAAGTCAAATATGAGAAGTTATGA